One genomic region from Osmerus mordax isolate fOsmMor3 chromosome 4, fOsmMor3.pri, whole genome shotgun sequence encodes:
- the lrrn3a gene encoding leucine-rich repeat neuronal protein 3 codes for MKETAFVVCLLAELALTAFVLASKEGSHCPDLCRCETRPWFSPSSMYSEAPTVDCNDLGLATLPGKLPSDTQVLLLQTNNIINVEEPLDYLVNITEIDLSQNNISSLSSVRLGLLPQLLSLHVEENCVQTLSDSCIPSLPNLQEFYINHNRISSISPRAFQGLGRLLRLHLNSNRLRAINMEWFQPLRTLEILMIGENPVLQLSDMNFKPLVNLRSLVLARMNLSEIPDNTLVGLENLESISFFDNLFEKVPRAALKRAENLKFLDLNKNPIERIQKGDFADMIHLKELGVNSMTELVCIDGFALSNLPELTKIEATNNPKLSYIHPDAFYKLPRLETLMLNSNALSALHRRTVESLPNLREVSMHSNPIRCDCVVRWINMNRTGVRFMEPDSLFCAEPPEYQGQHVRQVHFREMTEICLPLISSGSLPDRMAIRKGGQVTMHCRAFGEPEPEIYWVTPTGLRVLPNSVSDKYYMHPEGTFDIYDAGDHEAGLYTCVAHNLVGADLKSVLVVVDGYFPKPSNQSLRLDTKSVQPRSVLLSWKNPGGFVSNIKWYMTAHVNHPSMAFTARVPSDVKEYRLAHLRPSTQYRVCVEVTSRQLGGYRDCVNVTTKGLEDPVDSSENWDTIVMSVCAVLFVVVAVAFSVIYTSLRSQFFYRKLIEDQAESLLGPSDGSSSSLSGLGVSGVKVRATVVDFPDHSM; via the coding sequence ATGAAGGAGACGGCGTTTGTGGTTTGTTTGTTAGCCGAGCTAGCTCTGACTGCTTTTGTTTTGGCCTCTAAGGAGGGTTCTCATTGCCCTGATTTGTGTCGATGTGAGACACGACCCTGGTTCTCTCCCAGCTCTATGTACTCAGAGGCTCCCACAGTGGACTGTAATGACTTGGGCCTTGCAACGCTGCCAGGAAAACTGCCATCCGATACACAGGTACTGTTGTTACAGACCAACAACATCATCAATGTGGAAGAACCCTTGGATTACCTGGTCAACATCACAGAGATCGACTTGTCCCAGAACAACATTTCGTCCCTGAGCAGTGTCCGCCTGGGGCTTCTTCCCCAGTTGCTGTCGCTGCACGTGGAGGAGAACTGCGTCCAGACCCTGTCGGACAGTTGCATCCCTTCCCTGCCCAACCTCCAGGAGTTCTACATCAACCACAACCGGATCTCCTCCATCAGTCCCAGGGCCTTCCAAGGGTTAGGGAGACTTTTACGCCTGCATCTGAACTCCAACCGACTGAGGGCCATCAACATGGAGTGGTTCCAGCCTCTTCGCACCCTGGAGATCCTCATGATCGGAGAAAACCCCGTTCTCCAGCTGTCTGACATGAACTTTAAGCCTCTGGTCAACCTCCGTAGCTTGGTTCTCGCCAGGATGAATCTGTCAGAGATCCCGGACAACACTCTGGTGGGCCTTGAGAACTTGGAGAGCATCTCCTTCTTTGACAACTTGTTTGAAAAGGTTCCACGGGCTGCCCTAAAAAGGGCAGAAAACCTGAAGTTCCTGGATCTAAACAAGAACCCGATCGAGCGGATTCAGAAGGGGGACTTTGCGGACATGATCCATCTCAAGGAGCTGGGCGTCAACAGCATGACAGAGCTGGTGTGCATCGACGGTTTCGCCCTGAGCAACTTACCCGAACTAACCAAGATCGAGGCCACCAACAACCCCAAACTGTCCTACATCCACCCGGACGCCTTCTACAAGTTGCCCCGGCTGGAGACGCTGATGCTGAACAGCAACGCCCTGAGCGCCCTGCACCGCAGGACCGTGGAGTCCCTGCCAAACCTGCGGGAGGTGAGCATGCACAGCAACCCCATCCGCTGCGACTGCGTCGTCCGCTGGATCAACATGAACAGGACCGGAGTCCGTTTCATGGAGCCTGACTCGCTGTTCTGTGCTGAGCCCCCAGAGTACCAGGGCCAGCACGTCCGACAGGTGCACTTCAGGGAGATGACGGAGATCTGCCTTCCGCTCATCTCGTCCGGAAGCCTTCCGGATCGAATGGCCATCAGGAAAGGGGGTCAGGTGACGATGCACTGCAGGGCATTTGGAGAACCGGAGCCTGAAATCTACTGGGTCACGCCGACTGGGCTCAGGGTGCTGCCCAACAGCGTGTCTGATAAGTACTACATGCACCCAGAGGGGACCTTCGACATCTATGACGCTGGTGACCATGAGGCCGGCCTGTACACTTGCGTCGCTCACAATCTTGTCGGCGCAGACCTGAAATCCGTCTTGGTGGTGGTGGACGGATACTTTCCCAAACCTTCGAACCAATCTTTGCGGCTGGACACCAAGTCCGTGCAGCCTCGTTCTGTTTTACTGTCCTGGAAAAACCCTGGTGGTTTTGTTTCTAATATAAAGTGGTACATGACCGCCCACGTTAACCACCCCTCCATGGCGTTTACCGCCAGGGTTCCTTCTGATGTGAAAGAGTACCGGCTGGCTCACTTGAGACCCTCCACCCAGTACAGGGTATGTGTGGAGGTGACAAGCAGACAGCTGGGAGGCTACAGGGACTGTGTCAATGTCACCACTAAAGGACTGGAAGACCCTGTTGACAGCAGTGAGAACTGGGACACCATAGTGATGAGTGTCTGTGCTGTGCTTTtcgtggtggtcgccgtggctTTTTCTGTCATCTACACATCTCTGCGTAGCCAGTTCTTTTACAGGAAGTTGATAGAGGATCAGGCTGAGTCACTGCTAGGTCCTAGTGATggttcatcttcctctctctcaggacTGGGTGTTTCTGGTGTCAAGGTTAGGGCAACGGTAGTAGACTTTCCAGACCATTCCATGTGA